AATGACTAATTAAGTATCTCAAACATAAAGTATAAATTTCAAAAGTCTTTTAAATGAATCTTTCTAACCTCCACCTTTAATATACTATAGTTAAGTTAGGAATCTAAAGTAAAAATTTCtatgaaacaatatttttttaaagaataacatacaacttaaaaaaataataatcaacgTTTGATCTTTATTACGTGTCTTTAGGATTGTTAacgtttgtttttaaaattccaAATAATATAGATTAAGTTTTCATTGATGAAGACAAAAACAAATACTTAATAAGATGATTGTAATCATTAAGCATGAAAACTTGATTAGCCAAAATATTAAGTAagcaaaattatattataaaccAACGTTTGcatgattagttaaaaaaaccTCCACCAAACAAAcactatatacatatatattaaaattagttttgaatGAATGGAgtgtatattatatattgatCGACAAAGCTGACATGACACAGCCCACAGTTATAAGTAGAATCTATCAACAAACCGCTTAAGCATTAAATTATAATAGAAAAAGTTagctaaatataatataaaagagatTATAATAAATAGCCAAACATGTGGGTGTGTGCtaagtcaaaaaataaaatagtacaatacTTATTATTCTATATTCCACGTGTCAAATGGAGCATCactatactattttttattctatcatAAGACATGAGATGAGACATGTAGAATCTAGAGTTAGTTTATTACTCcatccttttttatttattttgggaGTAATTAAACTCCATCTTTCTCATGTACACATTTTTTAAAGATCGGTTGGCATAAACCAATAAACAATCACTCAATCAATGTTActataaattttacaaatataatagtttagttttttttttaatacttaggtgctttaaaattatttaaatgttataaatatttactttttaaatttaattatttaaattataattgatttgaaATTAATCTTTAAGTTATATTAAGTTACGTAtgtattgttttaaatttaataattttttcaaattattgttAAAATCTAAACCAAATAGTGCAATAAGTTGAATGTGGAAACTATCTTGCAAGtgaataaaattaatgacattgATTATGTAGATAGACTCTTACAATTATCACATTTTTAGAGGTTATACATGTATCTAAATAGTTGTAAAACAAATCAAGAACATTAGGTTGTGAGTCGTTAGTTCCTCGTCGACTAGGAATGAAggaattattgaatatatataagagCGGTGATCCGTATACTCATTTCCTGAGGGATCTAGAATGTTTAGTCCATTGTTGTTGTCGTGCTCCTCCAAACTCTCCAACCAAAAGATAAAAAACCTACTAATAGTTTATAAAGAAATTTGGTACTCGACTTACAAGTTGATTCTATATAGAtgagttaaaattaatataaaaaatctaatataGTACCAAAGCCTATCAATTCGGACCACGCACATTTTTTGTTCACACACCTAATGTGAGATGGTgtgttggaaaaaaaaatctaaatgtcACATTGAGAAAAACAAAAGTTCCACTTTGAGTAAAGACAATgcctaaatttaatttataaagatAGATATCATTCACCTTACAAGCTAATTTTGAAACAATAAgctaaactaaatatataaaaaaaacttgcTTATATGGTATCAAGAGCCTATAAATTCGTACCACTCACAATTTATATCCACACATAAAGTCAAATAATGTTGGACGTGAAATAATGTGTTGAGAAAAACTGAACTCCTTTGTAAAATAAAGGATAAGATCtcaaatgaaagaaaaatgtCTCTCGccttaaaatttgattttgaaaggATAAATAATGCCTTATTTTAGAACTTGAAAGTTTGTCCCATAATCAGATAGAAACTTTCAACCAGTGATTCCATTCACTTCAAGAAATTACACTAAGAAATAAACTTTATCTCTTGTCTATGAATTCTTTAACTACTCAAAAGAGCATTATCTCATGTCATGAGAAATTTCTACTAACTACGAATTAAGTAAATCATAAGTGTGTGTaatgtaaatataaatattgagtAAAGATTAATTTTGTTTGATTGACGGTATTCTTAAAAGGATAATCACAATAGGTATTTAAAGACTGAATGTCAAAGCGTAAATCCTATTAGTCACAACTATTGGCAACCTAAGTATAGTACCTTAACCGCTTCAATCAACTATTAACGTGCAGGGTCGTGTATGAGATCATGAGTTGTCTTTGCTTGTGCTACAATTCTCAAGTTGTTCGACTTGGTTTATAGCTCGTGTGCGTTATTGCTTCTTTTCTAATCACAGTTCTTAGAAAATAGTCGCTACTTTTCCACACATTATCTCTCATTtgatgtttttgaaataaataaagaatttagTTGCTATCGAGTCAAAGTATCGATTCACACAAATTATGAATCATACTCGACTGAAggaaatcaaataatatttggTATGAATAAGGGAGACTCAACTCCTTCGCTCTTGACTGAATTCTAGTTACTCAATAATTGTCTTCACCACTTCTAATTCGACTAATATCTATTTAACTCACTTTTCATTTTTGGCTACATAATATTTTAAGCATAATTTTATCccaatataaaaactaatatcACTTCGTTCCACAATAAAAACTAATATCATTTTCAAATGTTAATATATCATCTATCatactaatatttttcttaataatggTTCTTAGAAAATAACCACTACTTTTCCATCATCTTGTCTTTCATTTGATGTTTTCAAAAAAGATAGATAATTTAGTTGCTACTAAGTCAAATTATCAATTCACACAAATTTTGAACTATAATTTACTTAAggaattcaaaaaatattcaacgTGATTAAGAAAGACTCCACCTCTTTACTTTCATATGGTTTCTAGTGACTTTATGATCGTCTTAACCGCTTCTAATTCAATTTATATCTATTCACCCCACTTTTCGTCTTCGACTAACAACTTCAAATATTTGAAGCATAAATAACCCAATATAAAAaccaatataattttatttcaaaataaaaactattatcattttcaaatattaatctATCATAAAGATATGAGACACTTACCAACAGAGATTGAGTATAGTGAAAGGGGTTAGACTTTTACAACATGGTGAACGAGTTCGAATTCCCGCTGGATAAGGTAGGGTCATCAATGAGAATTTAGGTACTATTGTGCGAAGTTTTAACTTGGTgccctattttttttatacatgttattcattattttttgtttgtctttAATTGAAATGGTAAGTACTTCCAAAATCTCACACAACTGCGAAGTCTCATGTTCAAAACCGAGACATGATGTTCAATCCACCATGATGTTctttattagtttttaattcatataatgataatgaatttcGTGATGTTTGATGCAATATTAATCAATTCgttatgtttttttatacaaaattatcAATTCATCTTGGATCTTATGATTAAGATAACGATAATGAATTTCATTATGTTTGATGTGATCAACATGCTTTCGTATTACAAGATTAATCCATTCAACAATCATCTCAACAACGGATAGAAAATTTAAGATGAGAGTAGAGACTAacaattattgataaaaaaaagttttttatgaaaagcaatcaaatttttttgttcTCTTCACAAAGTTGAGAAACCAAGGAGTAACATAAATAGGAGAATTgagaaagatatatttattttctacaaTTCTAATTTAACATAAGGATAAAAAAAATGCTAATCAATCTGTACATATTCAACTATAAAAACTcaaaagtttataaatttataattttaaacctataatttaagaagaaaaatattaaatcaatcaattttgacatttttttactataaattttttttatataaaaaaaagtagtatTTTTTTGGTACAAATGATTtccagaagaaaaagaagaatgcACACCTATACAGTTTTGACCAATTAGCAATTGGATGGGTATACATGAGAGATGGGTAGTTACAATTTGTAAGGATTATATGTTACCagatattatttttctcattcttGTAAACATCTATTGTAACAATCAACATTATTGGTGTCTAAAAAATTTGAAGCTATGTGTAAGCACCTCAAATATGATTAAATATAAATCTATTCTTCTAAATTCTATTGTTTATGAGCCAATCAACaatgtcatatttttaaatgaaattctACATCTTTAATGAATTAGAACACATGATTAAAACGAATAATCATTAATATGAATTGTAGAGAATTCAAACTTATGAAACAAATGactaattaaaattcaaaatttagaaattagagaattaaaataagtttagttaaaatagagacaataaaacataattaatttaaaatcttatGAGTGTACTTAAACAATTCAGTTATTTAACtgcataaaaacaaaaaataatttaattaattaaaagataaaattgaatGAAATAGGTGCCAAAAAAAGTTTGACAtccctttatattttttttctttatatacatatgtttgttttattctCTCCCTATTCCTTCTTtcttcaactctctcttcactgCAACCAAACACTTCACTTTTCTCAGTTTCTCTCTGCACTTATCAAAGATTTATTCTTTCTACAACTtggaatataaattaatttgtggGTGTATATCTGATTTTTTTCACCACATGGAGAGGGAATTCCTTGGATTAAATTCCAAAAATATTGCATGGTTTAATATGAAAGGAGATGCTTCCAACAAACCAAAAGACCCAGGtaacaatttcaatttaattatttactttttatattattttttgtttccatAATTTCTGTTTGCACCAACACCTCTTATGTGGATGTGAAACTTGAAAATTTTAaccttaaattaaaattaaagcttttattttcaattttttttattatattgggaatttttatttattatttaatcatGCAATGGAAGCAAAAATAAATTGTGAGTTTTGAGTGGtgtgaatgatttttttattttattctttatggtgggaatattttgaattaatttttgtttgttttttcaaagataaaagcaatgaacaaaatttacatttaaattgtaataataagtaaattaaaaaaataaggaagaaCAAAGGAAGAGAAGAATGAATATGTAGCGTCataaagaagaaataaataCTTGATgtcattgttgatgatttttattgtttttgcttttttttttttcctaaccTTTTTAAGGTTAATTTCAAGATTTTTAAGGTTTCCAAAGGTGAACTTAGTTAAGGTTATCTAGTAAAAGGTATTTTACTTGCAATATATAATTGATCgtatttatatgataaataatattttttataaaaaaatcaattgttttttagatgtatttttataataatataaatttatactattaattactttaaatacttcattaattattaaaatatatgatataattataaaagtatcccgatttaatattttgatggttaataaaatatatcttttaaaaatagttaatgatatatattttaataattataacacaaatttgtatatttgattaaaaaagtatttaaattatttaaaacaaatatatttgaaaaaataaaaagcaaaataaacttatataaaaTGTCGATGTGAAAAGTTATATTCCAAAAATACATTTGTTGCACTAAGTAGGTAAAGTATATATATCATATAGCTATTGTATTTATGCAAGAAAAATCCTATATTAGCACATGTTGTTGGGCCATATAATATCTATGGTTTAAAGTTGATGTTGGATATGTGGTAGGGAATAGCTACTTGTCAGTTTGTGTGTTGCAACTTGCAAGATGGAAGTCACAATCATTGAATTCATATAGTGGATGAGGATATAAGTTTGAATTTCATTGCTATTCATTGTATAAAGAGTGTATTGTGATAGTGTCAAAatgatgaataaaaaaaatgtaggtCAATGGATATTTTTGTacaaaaattatgtattttttataaaaatttattattttttaattaaattttatttattcattgaaataaaataaataaatataaagcaTATTTACattatcatataaaaatatttaatttttaactattaCTAATTTAGTATTTTCAAAGTCACATACatagttattaaaataaaactcataaagTTAACATCAtgtaaaattttaagattattgattttctttctaaatttttagAAGGGAATGAAAGATCGACAcgtttcttataaaattaaataataaactaTACTAAGTAGATgctacatttttttcaaatgctTAGTTTAATGGTTACATTTATTATAATACAAAACGTGTTCTTGGTTATTAGGTactctttattatattttattggaaAATGTGGTCCTTCTTTTTCTTGATTTTGATGAAGTGTTCGATTGATGTGAAATATTTAAATGGTTAGCGCTATTggacaattttttatatataaaaatatcatgGATCCTGATGTGTGCAATGTGAATGATAGTATGAAAAGGATAAAAATATGCACACTTTATATAAATGTATAATAAATAGATcactatatttaatattatatcttaGGTTTAGCATGTGCATTGGTGATGCATGCATGGTCTTGAAATAAATAActgtattaattttatggtaGTGACAAGCTGGTTGCAACGAGgtttacataaaatataaaatatacttatatagaaaatattttaataatagtaaaaaaaaaaaacaaaaacaaagtgaCAACATAAAATATTGCAAGCTAATAGAATAGtagcaatatttttttataataagaatAGTAGCATTGATCAGTACattgtattattatattatatgatcATGGACTATGATTAAATAACACTCTGCTTcataatgaaataatatttttttttcttaatcttttcttgaatttaaatttctaaGCTGTGCCAGGCTATATACTACCGGCAtcacatatattaaattaataacaacgtaaagtattattaaaaaaaaaacaaagtaacaagGTCACATgtgatatataattatataatattatgtatAATATAAGTACTCTGGCTTTTTCTggcatttattttttttataaactctgGCTTCTTGTGATGACGGTCTTGCCAGAGCATTTtctaattagttttttatttttttatttctttatttttttatttttttattttgtattttgtatttttattttttatagttagagtaactttttattattatttcattgcACATTGTTGTTGCTTAAGTTGTTTTGAGCCATTCTTGTaccttttattatttattattatttcctatgttttatatttattaatttattttggtgTGGTAGCTGAAATATAGGTTGTGTGACATTTATCTGTCTATATGTATGTATTGTTGGTGCTTTGCAACAAGCTAAGAGTTTTCTTATagttttgatttatttgttCTAAATTCACTTTGAGATCTTAGAAAGTTAGATGAATTGTTTTTCTTAGAAGGTTAGATCACCctcattatcatcatcattgtgcTTTTTCTTCGTTTGGAAAAGGAATTCAtcaaatcaaagttataaacttttttatcttttaaggtAAGTAAAAGTATATAATATCTTAAGAACATGATACTTCTGATCGAAGACGTATTTGGTGTTCGATAAGTGTTAGTGTCTGAACAAACACAACACCAACATATGTGAttgcatttaattaatttattttctctaattATTATCGGTGAAAACATATCAGTATCTatgatttattcaaaaattgtttttctttgaaatgatttttcatTATTCATGAGGTTGACAAATTTTTTGTCCTTAAATTTGTTGCAGTGAGGAGTTCAGGAATGCAGTGGTCATTCTCAAATAAGGCTTCAACCGTTCCTCAATTCTTGTCCTTCAAGAACAACACTCATGAAGATAGGTCAAGAAATACTACTATGGATCCACTAGCATCATCTGGATATATGACAATATCAACTAAAGATGCTTTTGATTCTAACCAGAAATCATTCTTGGCTGTCACACAGGTTTGTTTGTCCTACTAATAAAGAAATGCCtcgatttaattttttttttttaatatggatCATAGTTAGTGATAAGTGGACAGGCCACTCGAGTGAAACTGTTTTTCTTTTGCATTTTACTCAAACGTTAGTTGGGTTTTGATTGAGAGGTGCAGAGGGCAAAGGCCCTTGACTCTACAATATGGTTGATGAGTAATATCGTAATTTAAACCGTAGTATCTAAGTACAAGTTGTAtattataaaatctaattttaaatcataataaaaatgtaatacaACTGATTTATAGTTAAAAACGTAAACACAATTGGTCGAATTATGTGATCAAACAACGTGTGTTCTTTCTTTTACGTGTTCGTATATTTATTCTTTAGAATTAAGGTTGTTGTTTTAACAAGAATACTTTCAATGAAAGATATAGTATTTAATCTTAGAGAAATTTTACCTTGAAGTAGAACATCGAATGTTTTAACCGATGAACCACTGACACATGTACAAGACAGGACACTGATACATAGACACTaacaataatttaagaaaatagaagtgATCGAATATAACCATACGTATCTGTGTCAAACACTAACACGTATCAGACATATGAAATGCTTTCGATATGAAATATTTTTCGACTTGAAATTTAAAAGTGTGATTGTCCTATTAtcatatttatgtattttgttatattttctaattattctttttatattttgtaggAAAGTTTGTCCATAGGAAAGCAAGTAACAAACAAGCTTGGAATGACAATATATCCTATGCAATGTTCTGATCATGCACAATCAATTTGCAATCAAGAAACAAGAATATTTTCAGTTTCAAACCAATCTAATCAAATGTGTTCTGTTCTTCAATCTAATCATGCTACTAATGGAATCAACATGGTCAATTCAGTTATAAAATCGCAAACTCTTGGTTCTAAATCCTCTGCCACACCTTTATCTGTTCTTCCATCAATAGGTTCCTTAATTGGTTCAACTGATTTAAggtaaatttcttttaaaatatttgaaaattgtatttctttttatttgattgaaaatattaatttatatgatatgatatgatattgtGGAGCAATGTCAAATTGGAACCTAagaattctttatttttttatcataggAATAGGAATTGTTCCAAATCAAATGGTACACCTACTCAATTGACAATTTTTTATGGTGGTTCAATTTGTGTTTATGATGACATATCTCCTCAGAAGGTAACTTACTTACCCTCTAAACttatcttaattttattaaaattacaaattagtccccatatatatatatatatatatatatatttacactaatattaaatatatttttagttatgtaattatctcaaaatttatttttagtctatGTATCTACTTTTTAATCATACAAATTATATACGAAATACTGACACAAATCCTAACATGTTGACatagttataatttaaaaaaaaaagaaaaaaatctaaCATATATCAGACgctatatatatttacaatcTAAAGGGTCGATATTacacaataaattataaaactatatgtttttagtttttttatagaaactaaatggatattattttgtcatttacGAGGACTAAAAATAGatacaaaaactaaaaagaaaaagatcaaaaattttatagaattaaacacagttttatattaaatgtttttatttgttattttctgATTTTTACTTTCCATGTCTAGGCTCAGGCTATCATGTTACTGGCTGGAAATGGTCCTAAATTGCAGCCAGAAATCTCTGTTCCTTCTGAAAAGGATGGTTTCATTATAAGCCAATCCTATCCCTCACCATTGCCACATGCAAATTCTCAACCTAGGGGAGGTTCAAGTAGCAATAATGAACATTCAATAATAAGACCAATAGTACCTTCAATTGTCCCTATTAATCATTTGGAATCTTCTATTGTTGCTACTTCATTAAGATCTACACCAACAAAAGTGATTCAACCAGGTATATTATCTCTACCTggtcttattattattattatttttttttttttttgaaaaatgttagtaacacaTTATATAAcactttattttcaattttttcatactAAGAGTGAAATCTCATGCCACTCTACTAATAGAGAGGTTGAAGATTACAATAATCCACTTAATTTAAAGTATAGAAAAAGAGTGTGTTGCTAgcagtatttttatattttttaaaagttagtatcttttatttttgtaagacACATAATAATTAGCAAAATTTTATTGTGTTTATAGTAGGCTTGCCTCAAGCGCGTAAAGCTTCGTTGACTCGGTTTTTGGAGAAGCGAAAAGAAAGGTAATGTTCTTATAATTTCTCTTTATCACttaatattgttttaagtcTATGACATTAATTAGGTttagaaaatttatatacttcTTTCATTCGTTGAGTGTGTTTCTTTGAGTCAATCATCGACTGAGTCTATTAAATTATAAAGATCACACAATTTggtttctattttaaaatactttatgaaattgaaatttctTAATCACATGAGTCACCCCACAACATGCTGGCAacacaaatttttaatatagagCTTTACCTAAACATGTAGTGGTGACTTGTCGCCGTGGATAAATTAGATGAttcaaaatatgtaatttttgaattttcaatttcacgaatcattttagaatttaattaaACTCAGCGGCCAAATTTTCTGACATCCACGAACATTTTAGGGATTGATTGTTGATTTATTTgtgtgattattattatttttttttttttttgaaaaatgttagtaacacaTTATATAAcactttattttcaattttttcatactAAGAGTGAAATCTCATGCCACTCTACTAATAGAGAGGTTGAAGATTACAATAATCCACTTAATTTAAAGTATAGAAAAAGAGTGTGTTGCTAgcagtatttttatattttttaaaagttagtatcttttatttttgtaagacACATAATAATTAGCAAAATTTTATTGTGTTTATAGTAGGCTTGCCTCAAGCGCGTAAAGCTTCGTTGACTCGGTTTTTGGAGAAGCGAAAAGAAAGGTAATGTTCTTATAATTTCTCTTTATCACttaatattgttttaagtcTATGACATTAATTAGGTttagaaaatttatatacttcTTTCATTCGTTGAGTGTGTTTCTTTGAGTCAATCATCGACTGAGTCTATTAAATTATAAAGATCACACAATTTggtttctattttaaaatactttatgaaattgaaatttctTAATCACATGAGTCACCCCACAACATGCTGGCAacacaaatttttaatatagagCTTTACCTAAACATGTAGTGGTGACTTGTCGCCGTGGATAAATTAGATGAttcaaaatatgtaatttttgaattttcaatttcacgaatcattttagaatttaattaaACTCAGCGGCCAAATTTTCTGACATCCACGAACATTTTAGGGATTGATTGTTGATTTATTTGtgtgctttttatttttattccatAATATGTTTTTGAAATTGGAAAACACACGCACACACAAATGCATGTGATTGAGAGCTTCAAAGTTCTTTTGATTCTTCACCTCAAATCTTCGAATTACTAATATGGTATCAAAGTCAGATTTTCAGATAAAGATGTGATTTTCTTAGGCTAATGCATATGCTTTTGAACTAATTTAGGGCAATGAGCACATCACCATACTATATGTGCAAGAAATCATCTGAATGCAACACTCTTGGATCAGATTCTACAAGTTTCTCTAttgatttctcagcttcaagtcCTCAACTAGCCACCAACTTGCCCTTAAGAACAACATGTATGGAAGTTTAGATAATATAATACTACATACTTTTTAATTGTAAGATCAATTATGTTGATCACTAGCAGAGATTTCTCATAGGCATTTTGGTCCTCTAAATGATGT
This region of Cicer arietinum cultivar CDC Frontier isolate Library 1 chromosome 8, Cicar.CDCFrontier_v2.0, whole genome shotgun sequence genomic DNA includes:
- the LOC101496060 gene encoding protein TIFY 6B isoform X1, which encodes MEREFLGLNSKNIAWFNMKGDASNKPKDPVRSSGMQWSFSNKASTVPQFLSFKNNTHEDRSRNTTMDPLASSGYMTISTKDAFDSNQKSFLAVTQESLSIGKQVTNKLGMTIYPMQCSDHAQSICNQETRIFSVSNQSNQMCSVLQSNHATNGINMVNSVIKSQTLGSKSSATPLSVLPSIGSLIGSTDLRNRNCSKSNGTPTQLTIFYGGSICVYDDISPQKAQAIMLLAGNGPKLQPEISVPSEKDGFIISQSYPSPLPHANSQPRGGSSSNNEHSIIRPIVPSIVPINHLESSIVATSLRSTPTKVIQPVGLPQARKASLTRFLEKRKERAMSTSPYYMCKKSSECNTLGSDSTSFSIDFSASSPQLATNLPLRTTCMEV
- the LOC101496060 gene encoding protein TIFY 6B isoform X2; its protein translation is MQWSFSNKASTVPQFLSFKNNTHEDRSRNTTMDPLASSGYMTISTKDAFDSNQKSFLAVTQESLSIGKQVTNKLGMTIYPMQCSDHAQSICNQETRIFSVSNQSNQMCSVLQSNHATNGINMVNSVIKSQTLGSKSSATPLSVLPSIGSLIGSTDLRNRNCSKSNGTPTQLTIFYGGSICVYDDISPQKAQAIMLLAGNGPKLQPEISVPSEKDGFIISQSYPSPLPHANSQPRGGSSSNNEHSIIRPIVPSIVPINHLESSIVATSLRSTPTKVIQPVGLPQARKASLTRFLEKRKERAMSTSPYYMCKKSSECNTLGSDSTSFSIDFSASSPQLATNLPLRTTCMEV